Proteins co-encoded in one Gracilimonas sp. genomic window:
- the lon gene encoding endopeptidase La — protein sequence MKQRFDLFEKFDQSDDNFDDFEQAIPLMSEEEEKELTEAEIPDSLPILPLKNTVLFPGVVVPITVGRDRSLALVKEAYDGDKTIGVVTQKNEDIEEPEYKDLHKIGTVAQILKLIKMPDGSKSIVIQGKSNFKVKKFTQSTPYFKADVEPYNKEMDIEGLELDASVRNIKETATKIINMSPNIPSEASIAVNNINSPTFLLNFISSNLNVSISDKQSLLEIRKFSENLDKVMEFLEKEVQVLDMSEKIRTKVKSDIDDQQREFYLRQQMKAIQEELGEDAEQQDIEKLRERLKSKKLPDSARETAEKELQRLEMTPNASPNYGIIYSYVEWILDLPWEEFSEDKLDLKYAREVLDEDHYGLEKVKKRIVEYLAVLKLKQDMKAPILCFYGPPGVGKTSLGKSIARALNREFERFSLGGIRDEAEVRGHRRTYIGALPGRIIRSMKKAGKGNPVIMLDEIDKVGADYRGDPTSALLEVLDPEQNDTFTDNYLELEYDLSKVMFIATANSLDTIPAPLKDRMEIINISGYTLEEKTQIAKKYLIPKQIEENGLKEEQISFTDDSIERLIDQYTRESGVRNLERQIAGCCRGVAAKIASGEIEEFDVEADDVEEFLGKRKFFSDAAERTTVPGVATGMAWTPYGGDILFIEASVSKGSGKLNITGQLGDVMKESAMLAVSYLKAHSEEIGIPEEAFKYWDLHVHVPAGAVPKDGPSAGVSLMSAIASIFTQRKVKGTIALTGEITLRGLVLPVGGIKEKVLAAKRAGIKKVLLPKKNEKDVAEIEEEVLGDLEVEYLERMDPLLDIILEDEPVQDASDFFKVSEAHKASVSGKNGKMPQKDVEVVSRDDDE from the coding sequence ATGAAACAGCGCTTTGATTTATTTGAAAAATTCGATCAGTCTGATGACAACTTCGATGATTTTGAGCAGGCCATTCCTCTCATGTCCGAAGAAGAAGAGAAAGAACTGACGGAAGCTGAAATTCCTGATTCCCTCCCCATCCTACCCCTGAAAAACACCGTATTATTTCCGGGAGTTGTTGTTCCGATTACCGTTGGGCGCGATCGTTCTCTTGCCCTGGTAAAAGAGGCTTACGATGGAGACAAAACCATTGGGGTCGTTACCCAGAAAAATGAAGATATAGAAGAACCTGAGTACAAAGATCTTCATAAGATCGGAACCGTTGCTCAGATTCTGAAGCTCATCAAAATGCCGGATGGCAGCAAGAGCATTGTTATTCAGGGCAAGTCTAATTTCAAGGTTAAGAAATTCACCCAGAGTACTCCCTATTTCAAGGCTGATGTGGAGCCGTACAACAAAGAAATGGATATTGAAGGGTTAGAGCTGGATGCTTCGGTTCGCAATATTAAAGAGACGGCGACCAAGATTATCAACATGTCTCCCAACATTCCTTCGGAGGCATCTATAGCCGTCAATAATATCAACAGCCCAACTTTTCTGTTGAATTTCATTTCCTCCAACCTGAATGTGTCTATCTCAGATAAACAGTCTCTGCTGGAGATCCGTAAATTTTCTGAGAACCTGGATAAGGTCATGGAATTTCTTGAGAAGGAAGTGCAGGTGCTGGATATGAGTGAGAAAATCCGGACTAAAGTGAAATCGGATATTGATGACCAGCAGCGTGAGTTTTACCTGCGCCAGCAAATGAAGGCCATTCAGGAAGAGCTTGGTGAAGACGCCGAACAGCAGGATATTGAAAAACTGCGTGAGCGCCTCAAAAGCAAAAAGCTTCCGGACAGTGCCCGCGAAACGGCTGAAAAAGAACTGCAGCGACTGGAAATGACGCCTAATGCATCTCCAAATTATGGCATTATCTACAGTTATGTGGAATGGATTCTGGATCTGCCCTGGGAAGAGTTTTCCGAAGATAAACTGGATCTAAAATATGCACGAGAAGTGCTGGATGAAGATCACTACGGACTCGAGAAGGTTAAAAAAAGAATTGTCGAATACCTGGCCGTATTAAAGCTCAAGCAGGACATGAAAGCTCCTATTCTCTGCTTCTACGGCCCTCCGGGTGTTGGAAAGACCAGCTTAGGGAAATCTATTGCAAGAGCGTTAAACAGAGAGTTTGAACGCTTCAGCCTGGGTGGCATCAGAGATGAAGCCGAAGTTCGCGGTCACCGCCGAACATATATAGGTGCCCTGCCGGGACGCATCATCCGTTCCATGAAAAAGGCCGGCAAAGGAAATCCCGTTATCATGCTGGATGAAATTGATAAAGTAGGTGCCGACTACAGAGGTGATCCCACTTCTGCCCTGCTCGAGGTTCTAGACCCGGAACAAAATGATACCTTCACCGACAACTATCTTGAGCTGGAGTATGACTTGTCTAAGGTGATGTTCATCGCTACAGCAAACTCGCTGGATACCATTCCGGCTCCGCTAAAAGACCGTATGGAGATCATCAACATTAGCGGTTATACGCTGGAAGAGAAAACTCAAATTGCCAAAAAGTACCTGATACCCAAGCAAATTGAAGAAAACGGACTGAAAGAAGAGCAGATTTCTTTCACGGACGACTCCATTGAACGACTTATTGATCAATATACCCGCGAATCCGGCGTTCGAAATCTCGAGCGACAAATTGCCGGATGCTGCCGTGGAGTTGCGGCTAAAATTGCCTCAGGCGAAATCGAAGAGTTTGATGTAGAAGCCGATGATGTAGAAGAATTTCTCGGTAAACGGAAGTTTTTCAGCGATGCAGCCGAGCGGACCACCGTTCCCGGCGTGGCTACAGGCATGGCCTGGACGCCGTACGGCGGTGACATCCTATTCATTGAGGCCAGTGTATCTAAAGGCTCCGGGAAACTGAATATTACCGGTCAGCTTGGCGATGTGATGAAAGAGTCCGCTATGCTGGCTGTCTCTTATCTGAAGGCACATTCCGAAGAAATCGGTATTCCTGAAGAAGCGTTCAAATATTGGGATTTACACGTACACGTACCGGCCGGAGCAGTTCCTAAAGACGGACCTTCTGCCGGAGTTTCGCTGATGTCAGCAATCGCCTCCATATTTACGCAACGTAAAGTGAAAGGCACAATCGCCCTTACCGGTGAGATTACCCTTCGCGGACTCGTTCTGCCTGTTGGCGGAATTAAAGAGAAAGTGCTGGCAGCCAAGCGAGCAGGCATTAAGAAAGTGCTGCTTCCAAAGAAAAATGAAAAGGATGTAGCTGAAATTGAAGAAGAAGTACTCGGTGATCTGGAAGTAGAGTACCTGGAACGTATGGATCCGCTGCTGGATATCATCCTCGAAGATGAACCCGTTCAGGATGCTTCCGACTTCTTTAAGGTAAGCGAAGCTCATAAAGCTTCTGTTTCCGGTAAGAATGGAAAAATGCCCCAAAAAGATGTGGAAGTGGTAAGTCGCGATGATGACGAATAA
- a CDS encoding DUF6122 family protein, producing the protein MVHIISHFLVPLIVAWFFYRSKWKLAFLILIATMVVDADHLLANPVYDPNRCSIGFHPLHTIWAIAVYILMFMIPFYLKSWKLSEAGEKWNFRIQLTGLGLLIHMLLDGLDCIV; encoded by the coding sequence ATGGTACATATAATTTCTCATTTTTTGGTTCCCTTAATTGTAGCTTGGTTTTTTTACAGGTCGAAATGGAAATTGGCTTTCCTGATCCTGATAGCGACCATGGTAGTAGATGCAGATCATTTGTTAGCCAACCCGGTTTATGATCCAAACCGGTGCTCGATCGGGTTCCATCCCTTACATACTATTTGGGCAATAGCTGTTTACATTCTGATGTTTATGATTCCTTTTTATCTAAAGTCCTGGAAGCTTTCAGAAGCGGGAGAGAAGTGGAACTTTAGGATACAACTTACAGGCTTAGGGCTGCTTATTCACATGCTGCTGGATGGGCTGGATTGTATAGTGTAA
- a CDS encoding FAD-dependent oxidoreductase — protein sequence MKKRIIIVGSGFAGYTTAVQLAKATKSRYDISVIDKKPEFVFTPSLVWFPFGKKKIENSSFDTRPIYEKLGVTFIESIVYGFDLEDQLIYTPDRDIEYDYLVIATGSTPKFASIKGLYPNIHTWSVFSGFEHAQITKKAWKEYLKKPGPLVVGTSQWGGYSYVAYEFLFNALYQLHKADLLDNVPIHFITSEPFLGHFGIGGLGEDSDKAMELFKSFNIKVHLNAEIHEVKSNEVILEGGTVLPSSFTMIIPPFNGIDAVKTTRKFGNENGLIRVTDQFYHPNHPNVFVAGGAISVVQKADSKVGIAMPCTHSFSEMTAKAIAQNITAEIEGGIHAASTTEELYSFIRKDLQYLGNIMFREYSNVTEALNFIAKGSQDKWANHSLKDYIESAYSENFMNIKY from the coding sequence ATGAAAAAGCGAATTATTATAGTAGGGTCAGGATTTGCAGGCTATACCACGGCGGTTCAGTTGGCAAAGGCTACAAAATCCAGATATGATATCAGTGTGATTGACAAAAAACCCGAGTTTGTATTTACCCCCTCTCTGGTCTGGTTCCCCTTTGGGAAAAAGAAAATAGAGAACAGCTCTTTTGACACCCGGCCCATATATGAAAAATTAGGGGTTACCTTTATCGAAAGTATAGTTTATGGGTTTGATTTAGAGGATCAGCTAATATACACCCCTGATCGAGATATTGAGTATGATTATCTTGTGATAGCAACAGGTAGCACCCCGAAATTTGCAAGTATTAAGGGATTGTATCCCAACATACACACATGGTCCGTATTCAGTGGTTTCGAACATGCCCAAATTACTAAAAAGGCCTGGAAAGAGTACTTGAAAAAACCAGGCCCCCTGGTGGTAGGTACTTCGCAATGGGGCGGTTATTCTTATGTAGCCTACGAGTTTTTATTTAATGCACTATACCAATTGCACAAAGCAGATTTACTGGACAACGTACCTATCCATTTCATCACTTCAGAGCCTTTCCTTGGCCATTTTGGAATTGGCGGACTCGGTGAAGACTCCGACAAAGCAATGGAGCTTTTTAAAAGCTTTAATATCAAAGTTCATCTGAATGCTGAAATTCATGAGGTGAAATCAAATGAAGTAATTCTGGAAGGCGGAACCGTTCTACCTTCTTCATTTACCATGATCATCCCTCCCTTTAACGGTATAGATGCAGTTAAAACTACTCGAAAATTTGGCAATGAAAACGGTCTGATTCGTGTAACTGATCAATTTTATCATCCTAACCATCCAAATGTATTCGTTGCCGGAGGCGCCATTTCTGTAGTACAAAAAGCAGACAGTAAAGTTGGGATTGCCATGCCATGTACTCACTCATTCTCTGAAATGACCGCAAAAGCCATAGCTCAGAATATTACAGCTGAGATCGAAGGGGGAATTCATGCGGCCAGCACCACCGAAGAACTATACAGTTTTATCCGTAAAGATCTTCAGTATTTGGGTAATATCATGTTCAGGGAGTACTCTAATGTAACCGAAGCTCTGAACTTCATAGCAAAAGGGTCTCAGGATAAATGGGCAAACCACTCCCTGAAAGACTATATCGAGTCAGCCTATTCGGAGAATTTCATGAACATTAAATATTAG
- the rsgA gene encoding ribosome small subunit-dependent GTPase A: protein MQKGRVIQSTGSWYHVDTGDEIIKSRLPGRFRLNEKEVTNPIAVGDWVEFELNDDGTGNIDKIHDRENYITRQATHGKRGEQILVANLDQACVVQSIKKPKVKEGFIDRFLVTCEAYEVKPVIILNKIDLAKSGGLEFAEELSELYTGLGYTFLITSIDNSDSLQKLKEQLKDKTSAFIGPSGVGKTSLVNAIDPSYDLKVKEVSDFSNKGKHTTTYAQLIPLSFGGYLADTPGIREFGLVNIEPWELSLFFPEMLEPRKECQFNNCTHAHEPKCGVAKAFEDGEIAVSRYNSYLNMLDSL from the coding sequence ATGCAAAAAGGAAGAGTCATACAATCTACCGGTAGCTGGTATCATGTTGATACCGGGGATGAAATTATAAAATCGCGTCTGCCGGGTCGCTTTCGGTTGAATGAGAAAGAAGTCACCAACCCCATAGCTGTTGGCGACTGGGTAGAATTTGAGCTCAATGACGATGGAACCGGTAATATTGATAAGATCCATGACCGGGAGAACTATATCACCCGGCAGGCTACCCACGGTAAGAGAGGTGAACAGATACTGGTTGCCAACCTTGACCAGGCTTGTGTGGTTCAATCCATAAAAAAACCAAAGGTAAAGGAAGGATTTATCGACCGGTTTTTAGTGACCTGTGAAGCCTATGAAGTGAAGCCGGTTATCATTCTGAATAAAATTGACCTGGCTAAAAGTGGCGGACTCGAATTTGCTGAAGAACTCTCAGAATTATATACCGGGCTGGGTTATACTTTTTTAATCACCAGTATTGATAACTCCGATTCACTGCAAAAGCTGAAAGAGCAACTCAAAGATAAAACATCCGCTTTTATTGGCCCCTCCGGAGTGGGTAAAACCAGCTTAGTGAATGCTATTGATCCTTCTTATGACCTTAAAGTGAAAGAAGTGTCCGACTTTTCTAACAAAGGAAAACACACCACAACCTATGCTCAATTGATTCCACTCAGTTTTGGTGGATACCTGGCAGACACGCCGGGAATCCGGGAATTCGGGCTCGTTAATATTGAACCATGGGAATTGTCTCTATTTTTCCCTGAGATGCTGGAACCCAGAAAGGAATGCCAGTTTAATAATTGCACGCACGCTCATGAACCGAAATGCGGTGTAGCAAAGGCTTTTGAAGACGGTGAAATTGCTGTCAGCCGGTACAATTCATACCTGAATATGCTTGATTCCCTATAA